The following proteins are co-located in the Macadamia integrifolia cultivar HAES 741 chromosome 3, SCU_Mint_v3, whole genome shotgun sequence genome:
- the LOC122074659 gene encoding mast cell carboxypeptidase A isoform X1, whose product MGSLASCSFLLLFLGLLQLSSLINGRNLSDPSFTPIRHDLYHSSEALIKEIKALVGRHPERLSMEAIRTGNKGYYAEVLVVTYGHFSKEINDSSKIRILLSFGQHGRELITSEVAFRLLSILSGEKSIPKIDPISLNRTLEKLVIKVVPMENLSGRRLVEAGDLCERRNGRGVDLNRNWSVDWGKKEKDYDPYEENPGVAPFSEPETQIMRKISKSFNPHIWVNVHSGMEALFMPYDHRNTTPDGSSSDIMRMMLKDLNHLHCHDRCSIGSGGGSVGYLAHGTATDYMYDIVKVPMAFTFEIYGDVEASSKDCFKMFNPIDLSTFNRVLNNWCAAFLTIFQKGPHHLGFISGSSANLQEWISINDYLDGYLMERSSRYGKKKEVLELGMQEIRTYFRLFLLSSVLLLFMFCSRISKAKYSRSVVSGMPF is encoded by the exons CTTTCTGACCCTTCTTTCACTCCTATCAGACACGATCTCTACCATTCGAG TGAAGCTTTGATTAAGGAAATTAAGGCCTTAGTGGGTCGTCATCCAGAGAGACTAAGC ATGGAGGCAATTAGAACTGGAAACAAGGGCTACTATGCAGAGGTCTTGGTAGTTACTTATGGACATTTTAGCAAAGAGATCAATGACAGTTCAAAGATCCGGATCCTTCTT AGTTTTGGGCAGCATGGACGGGAGCTTATTACCTCTGAAGTTGCATTCAGGCTACTGTCCATCTTAAGCGGAGAAAAATCCATTCCCAAGATAGATCCAATTTCTTTAAACCGCACACTTGAGAAGCTTGTGATAAAG GTGGTGCCAATGGAAAATCTGAGTGGCCGCAGACTAGTTGAAGCAGGAGATCTTTGTGAGAGGAGAAATG GAAGGGGGGTTGACCTCAATAGAAATTGGAGTGTAGATtggggaaagaaagagaag GATTATGATCCATATGAAGAAAATCCAGGAGTGGCTCCCTTCAGCGAACCTGAGACCCAGATAATGCGGAAAATCTCCAAATCATTTAACCCACACATATGGGTCAATGTGCACTCTGGAATGGAA GCTCTGTTCATGCCGTATGACCACAGAAACACTACTCCAGATGGTTCGAGTTCAGACATAATGAGAATGATGCTCAAAGATTTAAATCATCTTCACTGCCACGACCGTTGCTCAATTGGGTCAGGGGGCGGCTCTGTTGG GTATCTGGCTCATGGGACTGCTACAGATTACATGTATGACATAGTCAAGGTGCCCATGGCATTCACGTTTGAG ATTTATGGAGATGTAGAGGCCTCATCAAAAGACTGCTTTAAAATGTTCAATCCAATTGACCTGAGCACGTTCAAT AGAGTTCTCAACAACTGGTGTGCCGCATTCTTGACGATTTTCCAGAAGGGGCCACACCATCTGGGATTCATTTCAGGGTCCTCAGCTAATTTACAGGAATGGATATCCATAAATGATTATTTAGATGGGTACTTGATGGAGAGGAGCAGTAGGTacgggaagaagaaggaggttcTTGAGCTTGGGATGCAGGAGATAAGGACTTATTTCAGGCTCTTTCTACTGTCTTCAGTGCTCTTGTTGTTCATGTTCTGTTCTAGGATTTCAAAGGCCAAGTATAGTAGATCAGTAGTTTCTGGCATgccattctga
- the LOC122074659 gene encoding metallocarboxypeptidase A-like protein TRV_02598 isoform X2 yields MDILAKRSMTVQRSGSFLGFLVFQSFGQHGRELITSEVAFRLLSILSGEKSIPKIDPISLNRTLEKLVIKVVPMENLSGRRLVEAGDLCERRNGRGVDLNRNWSVDWGKKEKDYDPYEENPGVAPFSEPETQIMRKISKSFNPHIWVNVHSGMEALFMPYDHRNTTPDGSSSDIMRMMLKDLNHLHCHDRCSIGSGGGSVGYLAHGTATDYMYDIVKVPMAFTFEIYGDVEASSKDCFKMFNPIDLSTFNRVLNNWCAAFLTIFQKGPHHLGFISGSSANLQEWISINDYLDGYLMERSSRYGKKKEVLELGMQEIRTYFRLFLLSSVLLLFMFCSRISKAKYSRSVVSGMPF; encoded by the exons ATGGACATTTTAGCAAAGAGATCAATGACAGTTCAAAGATCCGGATCCTTCTT AGGATTCCTTGTCTTCCAGAGTTTTGGGCAGCATGGACGGGAGCTTATTACCTCTGAAGTTGCATTCAGGCTACTGTCCATCTTAAGCGGAGAAAAATCCATTCCCAAGATAGATCCAATTTCTTTAAACCGCACACTTGAGAAGCTTGTGATAAAG GTGGTGCCAATGGAAAATCTGAGTGGCCGCAGACTAGTTGAAGCAGGAGATCTTTGTGAGAGGAGAAATG GAAGGGGGGTTGACCTCAATAGAAATTGGAGTGTAGATtggggaaagaaagagaag GATTATGATCCATATGAAGAAAATCCAGGAGTGGCTCCCTTCAGCGAACCTGAGACCCAGATAATGCGGAAAATCTCCAAATCATTTAACCCACACATATGGGTCAATGTGCACTCTGGAATGGAA GCTCTGTTCATGCCGTATGACCACAGAAACACTACTCCAGATGGTTCGAGTTCAGACATAATGAGAATGATGCTCAAAGATTTAAATCATCTTCACTGCCACGACCGTTGCTCAATTGGGTCAGGGGGCGGCTCTGTTGG GTATCTGGCTCATGGGACTGCTACAGATTACATGTATGACATAGTCAAGGTGCCCATGGCATTCACGTTTGAG ATTTATGGAGATGTAGAGGCCTCATCAAAAGACTGCTTTAAAATGTTCAATCCAATTGACCTGAGCACGTTCAAT AGAGTTCTCAACAACTGGTGTGCCGCATTCTTGACGATTTTCCAGAAGGGGCCACACCATCTGGGATTCATTTCAGGGTCCTCAGCTAATTTACAGGAATGGATATCCATAAATGATTATTTAGATGGGTACTTGATGGAGAGGAGCAGTAGGTacgggaagaagaaggaggttcTTGAGCTTGGGATGCAGGAGATAAGGACTTATTTCAGGCTCTTTCTACTGTCTTCAGTGCTCTTGTTGTTCATGTTCTGTTCTAGGATTTCAAAGGCCAAGTATAGTAGATCAGTAGTTTCTGGCATgccattctga